The Amycolatopsis sp. DG1A-15b genome contains the following window.
GAACAACATCCTGTCGCCGGCGTCGGGCCGTCCGCTCGCCATGCCGCGGCTGGACATGGTGACGGGCCTGTTCCACCTGACCCGCCTCACCGAGACGGCCGAGGGCGCGGGCAACGCGTACTCGTCGACGGCCGAGGCGATCATGGCCTACGACCGCAAGGCGCTGAGCCTGCACGCCCCGGTCAAGATCCGCATCACCGACCGCCAGCCGGCCAAGGCCGACGAGGCGCGGCTCGCGGAAAAGGGCTGGGAGCCGGGCAAGGCGTGGCTGGCCGAGACCACCCTGGGCCGCGTGCTGTTCAACGAGCTGCTGCCGGCGGACTACCCGTTCATCAACGAGCCGATGCCGAAGAAGCGGCAGGCCGCGATCGTGAACGACCTCGCCGAGCGGTACTCGATGACCCAGGTCGCGCAGACCCTGGACCGGCTGAAGGACGCCGGTTTCTACTGGGCGACCCGGTCGGGTGTCACCGTGGCGATCTCCGACGTCCTGGTGCCGGAAGGCAAGAAGGCCATCCTCGACGAGTACGAGGGCAAGGCCTCCCAGGTGGAGAAGCGCTACCAGCGTGGTCAGCTGTCGCACGCCGAGCGCAACAACGAGCTCGTCAAGGTGTGGACGCAGGCCACCGAAGAGGTCCACAAGATCATGGAGACGGCGCTGCCGGACGACAACCCGATCGCGGTGATCGTGAAGTCGGGCGCGGCGGGCAACATGACGCAGGTCCGGTCGCTGGCCGGCATGCGTGGCCTGGTGTCGAACCCGAAGGGTGAGTACATCCCGCGTCCGATCAAGGCCAACTTCCGTGAAGGCCTCTCGGTGGCGGAGTACTTCATCGCGACGCACGGTGCCCGTAAGGGTCTGGCGGACACGGCGCTCCGGACCGCCGACTCGGGTTACCTGACCCGGCGTCTGGTGGACGTCTCACAGGACGTCATCGTCCGCGAGACCGACTGCGGCACCACCCGCGGCATCATGATGCCGATCGGCGAGGACATCGGCGACGGCAAGGTCCTGCGCGACCAGCACGTCGAGACCAGCGTGTACGCGCGGAACCTCGCGACGGACGCGGTGGACGCCAAGGGCAACGTCGTGCTGAACGCCGCCGACGACATCGGCGACCCGGCCATCGACAAGCTGCTCTCCAGCGGCATCTCGAAGGTCAAGGTCCGCTCGGTGCTGACCTGCGAGTCGGTCGTCGGCATCTGCGCGACCTGCTACGGCCGCTCGATGGCGACCGGTCTGCTCGTCGACGTCGGCGAGGCGGTGGGTATCGTCGCCGCCCAGTCGATCGGTGAGCCGGGTACGCAGCTGACGATGCGTACGTTCCACCAGGGTGGTGTGGCCGGTGACGACATCACGACCGGTCTGCCGCGTGTCCAGGAGCTGTTCGAGGCCCGCGTCCCGAAGGGCAAGGCGCCCATCGCCGACGTCGACGGCCGCGTGCGGATCGAGGAGAGCGAGCGGTTCTGGAAGATCACCCTCATCCCGGACGACGGGGGCGAGGAGATCGTCTTCGACAAGCTGTCCAAGCGTCAGCGGCTCGCGAACACCCCGAACGGCCCGCTGGGCGACGGTGACCACGTCCACGTCGGTCAGCAGCTGCTCGAGGGCACGCCGGACCCGCACGAGGTCCTGCGGGTCATGGGGCCGCGCGAGGCGCAGATCCACCTGGTGGACGAGGTCCAGAAGGTGTACCGGGCGCAGGGTGTGTCGATCCACGACAAGCACATCGAGGTCATCGTCCGGCAGATGCTGCGCCGGGTGACGGTCATCGATTCGGGTGGCACGGACTTCCTGCCGGGCGAGCTGCCCGAGCGGACGAAGTTCGAGGCGACGAACCGGGCCTCGGTCGCCGAAGGTGGCGAGCCGGCTTCGGGCCGTCCGGTGCTGATGGGCATCACGAAGGCGTCGCTCACCACGGACTCGTGGCTGTCGGCGGCGTCGTTCCAGGAGACCACGCGAGTCCTGACCGACGCGGCCATCAACGGCCGCTCGGACAAGCTCGTGGGCCTCAAGGAGAACGTGATCATCGGTAAGCTGATCCCGGCCGGTACGGGCATCAACAAGTACCGCAACATCCAGGTGCAGCCGACCGAAGAGGCCCGGGTCGCGGCGTACGCGATCCCGTCCTACGACGACGGTTACTACACCCCGGACGTGTTCGGTACGGGTACCGGTGCCGCGGTTCCGCTGGACGACTACGACTTCGGCCGCGACTTCCGCTGAAGCTGATTCGACGAAAGGCCCTCGCCGGTTTCCGGCGGGGGCCTTTCGGCGTTTCGCAACTGTCACCCAAACGGGTATTCACCCCGCTTCGATCTCGCTAGAGTGAGCCGGTTCACGCGGCTCGGGGGCTTTGCGCGTTCGACGGGTAATCAGGGGTGACTGTTCGTGAACATATCCAAGAGTGCGAGATCGCTCGCGCGCGGTTTCGCCACGCTGACGGCCGCGGCCGTGCTGACCAGCGTGTTCGCCGGCCCGGCGGCCGCGGACGAGCCGACACCGACCGCCACCGCACCGGCCACATCCGAAGCGCCGTCCACTTCGGAGGCCCCGGTTCCGGAGCCGAGTTCCGCACCGAGCTCCACCGAGCCGGAGAACAAGCCCGCGGCGGCGCAGCCGCAGGCCGCGGCGGACGGCCAAGCGCAGGTCATTGCCACGGCCGCCCTCAGCAAAACGGTGTACCAGTCCGACGAGGACGTCCCCTTCACCTTCACGCTGACCAACACCGGAACGGTCCCTGCCAAGGGCATCCACATCGCCCAGGGCATGAGCAAGCTGACCGACCTGCTCGTCTTCTTCGACGACAACGGCTGGGGCAAGCTCGTGCAGCAGTCGGGTGTGGACCTCCAACCGGGGGAGAGCTTCGAGCTGAAGAAGACGGGGAAGATCCGGGACATCACCCAGACGGAGGTGGTCCTCGAGGGGCAGGTCTTCGACAGCGACGGCAGCCGGGTCGCCTACTTCGGCGCCACGGCGAAGGTCGAGCAGACGCTGCTGCCCGCCCGGGGCACGGTGTACGGCGACCGGAACGGCAACGGCGTCTTCGACGACGGCGAGCAGCTGACCGGCATCCCGGTCACGCTGCGGTACCCGTACGGCTCGAACCAGTACGCGGCCACGAGCGGCCCCGAGGGGAAGATCGACTTCGGCAAGGTCCCGTCGGCCACGTACAACCTCGGTGGCGTGCCGGCCGGCGACTGGCTGATCCCGTTCCAGAACGTCCACGTCGGAACGGGCTCGAAGGACCTGCTCATCCGGGCCGTGCCGCCGCTGCACGGCGCGCTGAAGGCGTCGATGGTGTTCACCCAGGACAGCTACCAGCCCGGCGACCTCGCGCACCTCACCGTGACGCTGTCCAACTCCGGCTCGATCCCGCTCACCGGCATCGTGGCCTCGTGCGACCGCTTCGGCTCCGACTTCGCGCTGAAGGGCGGCCCCGGTTGGGGAGATCTCGACACCTTTGCCGACGGCGTGACGATCGCTCCCGGACAGACGCGGACCTTCGACGTCACCGAGCGGGTGCCGGACGCGGCTCGGAACAGCGGCGTCGTCACGGCGGACTGCGACTTCGGCTACCGCGAGGTCGGCATCGAGGAGCACCCGAACGCGAGCGCCCAGGCGGCGGTGCCCGGGGTCAAGGCGACCGTGGTCGGCGACGTGGCCGTCTACGACGACCGTGGCGAGATCAAGCAGCCGGTCGCCGGCGTCAAGGTCGTGCTGGTGTCCGACCGGCACTGCCCGGTCACGGCCGAACAGACGACCGATGCGAAGGGCCACTTCGAGTTCCACGACGTGGTGCCCGGGCCTGAGTACCGGCTGTTCTTCCTGCCGCCGGCGGGGTGGAAGATCAAGGACGAGAACCCCTGGTCGATCTTCGTCCGCGGCCCGGCGGACCGCCCGGTCAAGCTCCAGGTCGAAGCGGAGCAGGGTGATGCGCCGCTGCCCGCGGTGCCGGCCAACCCGGCGGACTGCACCGCCGGTGCCCCGACCTCGACGACCGGCGCACCGGGCGGGACCGGCGGTGGCCAGAGCGGCGGCTCCGGGCTGGCCAGCACCGGCGTCGACGCGATCGGGCTCGGCGCGCTCGCGTTGCTCGCCCTCGCCCTCGGCGGCGGCCTGGTGTTCGGCGCCCGTCGTCGCCGGCGCACGATCTGACGCTGGAAAGCGAAGCGCCCCCGGTCCACAGTGGACCGGGGGCGCTTTTTCGCGTCAGTGCAGGCTTCCGCGGGACACCGGGAAGTCGAAGTAGGTGTCCGGGAACGGCTCGCCGTTCAGCGTGAAGTGCCACCACTCCTCGGGCAGGTTGCGGAAGCCCGCCGCGGCCATCGTCGAGCGCAGCAGGTCGCGGTGCTGCCGGGCGACGCCGGTGATCGCCGGGTTGTCGGTGTGCGCGAGCGGGTCGAAGCAGTCGTAGCCGGTGCCCATGTCGACGGTGTTGTCGGGGAAGCGCTGGGCCCGCGGCGCGAAGCACGCCTTGAGCGGTTCGCCCGGGACGTACGGCCGCTGGAACGGTGGCGGGAGGCGGACGAGCGTGAGGTCCATCGTGCTGCCGCGGCTGTGCCCGGACTTCTCGGCGATGTACCCGTCGGCGAAGAGCCGGTCCTTGGCGACGTTCGGGTAGAACTCCGCTTTCATCTTCTCGTCGGCGAGGTCCTTGGCCCACCGCACGAAGTGGTCGACGGCGCGCTGCGGCCGGTAGCAGTCGTAGACCTTGAGCGTGTAACCGCGCTTGACCAGCTGGGCCTGTGCCTTCCGCAGGCCTTCGGCGGCCTGCCGGGTCAGGAGGCACAGCGGTTGGCGGTACCCGTCGACGCGGCGGCCGACGAAGTTGTGCCGCGTGTCGTAGCGGATGTCCTGCAGGATCGACGGCGCGACGTCGGAGAGTGCGACGAAGGCCCGGGACGTGGTCGTGGCCTGCGCGGGCGTGGGGACGGCGAGACCGGCCGCCGCGGCGAGGGTGACGGCGAGGGCGCGCACCCGGCGAGTGAAGATCGGCATCCCTCTCGTCTATCAGCTCGGCCCCCGGACGCACAGCCGCCGACCGGTCAGGACCAGCCTTCGGACGTTGTCGCGCGCAGGAAGTCGTCCGAGGGTGGCTGCACCGGCCGTCCCTCGAACTGCGTGGAAAGCACCACCGACGACCGCAGCTCGCCGTGCTTGCCCAGCCGTTCCAGCAGCCCCTCGAAGTGCTCGAGCGACGCCGCCCGGATCTTCAGCATCGTGCAGTGGTCGCCGCTCAGCCGGTGGATCTCGACGACCTCCGGGTAGTCCTCGGCCTTCGACGTCTTCAGCAGGCAGCTGCTCAGCGCGCACCGCATCTCGACGAACGCCTGCAGCGGCTGGCCCGCGCGCCGCGCGTCGACCTGGGCGCGGTAGCCGGTGATCACCCCGGTCTCCTCCAGCCGCCGCACCCGCTCGGCCACCGCCGGCGCCGACAGGTTGATCCGCCGCCCGAGCTCTTTGAACGACAGCCGCCCGTCGGCCTGCAGCAGGTCCAGCAGCCGCCAGTCGACGTCGTCCAGCGCCTTTTCCGAACGGAAGGTCATGGGCCTCATCTTCCTTCCGATGCACGGGCGGGGCGAGCGAAATCCCGTGCATCGGCCCTTCGAACCGCGTCCGGATTTCCCTAACGTTGCTGCTCATGGGGACTTCGACGGTGACCGGCCGGACCCGGTCGATGGGGGCACTGTTCGCCGGTGTCGCGCTGCTCAACACGGCCACGGTCGGCCTCGGCACGGCGGCCACGCTGATCGTCGCCGCCGGCAGCGGCGCGGTCTGGAGCGGGCTGCCGAGCGTGGCGAACGTGCTCGGCACCGCGGCGGGCGCGCTCGGCGCCGGGAGGCTGCTGCCGGTCCACGGCAGTCGCCGGGTGCTGGCCGGTGGCTACGGCCTCGCCGCGGCCGGCGCGCTGGTGGCGTTCGCGGGCGCGCTGGCGACGTCGGTCGTGCCGCTGCTGCTGGGCATCCTGCTGGTCGGGCTGGGCAACGGCGGTGCGCAGCTCTCGCGGTACCTGGCCGCGGACCTGTACCCGGAGGACCGCCGGGGGCGCGCGCTCTCGACCGTCGTCTGGGGCGGGACCATCGGCGCGCTCGCCGGGCCGGCCCTGATGGCTCCGGCGGCCGGTGCCGCGGCCGGCTTCGGCTGGCCGTCGCTGTCCGGCCCGGCCGCGGTGACGGTCCTGGCCACGGCAGGCGCGGCGCTGGCGGCGGCGTTCCTCCCGCGGCACGTGCCGCCGGGGCCGGTCGTGGCCGCGCCCGGCCCGGTGCGGCCGGCCGGCGTCGTCCGGCCGCTGGTCGCGATGGTCGCCGCGCAGCTCACGATGGGGGCGGTGATGACGATGACGCCGTTGCAGCTGCAGGCGCACGGGCACGGCCTCGGCGTCGTCGGCTGGGT
Protein-coding sequences here:
- a CDS encoding MFS transporter — protein: MGTSTVTGRTRSMGALFAGVALLNTATVGLGTAATLIVAAGSGAVWSGLPSVANVLGTAAGALGAGRLLPVHGSRRVLAGGYGLAAAGALVAFAGALATSVVPLLLGILLVGLGNGGAQLSRYLAADLYPEDRRGRALSTVVWGGTIGALAGPALMAPAAGAAAGFGWPSLSGPAAVTVLATAGAALAAAFLPRHVPPGPVVAAPGPVRPAGVVRPLVAMVAAQLTMGAVMTMTPLQLQAHGHGLGVVGWVLSAHLFGMFALAPLSGRIADRWGPHVAVNAGLGVLALAAATALAAPTAHTSGLPIALFLLGYGWNLVFVGGSAQLSRDLAPETRRRVQGTVDAVVWSASALAGLGSGALFSGGGYGLVAVVGGVLALLPLAFSAARDGR
- a CDS encoding Lrp/AsnC family transcriptional regulator, whose translation is MTFRSEKALDDVDWRLLDLLQADGRLSFKELGRRINLSAPAVAERVRRLEETGVITGYRAQVDARRAGQPLQAFVEMRCALSSCLLKTSKAEDYPEVVEIHRLSGDHCTMLKIRAASLEHFEGLLERLGKHGELRSSVVLSTQFEGRPVQPPSDDFLRATTSEGWS
- a CDS encoding M15 family metallopeptidase, with amino-acid sequence MPIFTRRVRALAVTLAAAAGLAVPTPAQATTTSRAFVALSDVAPSILQDIRYDTRHNFVGRRVDGYRQPLCLLTRQAAEGLRKAQAQLVKRGYTLKVYDCYRPQRAVDHFVRWAKDLADEKMKAEFYPNVAKDRLFADGYIAEKSGHSRGSTMDLTLVRLPPPFQRPYVPGEPLKACFAPRAQRFPDNTVDMGTGYDCFDPLAHTDNPAITGVARQHRDLLRSTMAAAGFRNLPEEWWHFTLNGEPFPDTYFDFPVSRGSLH
- a CDS encoding DNA-directed RNA polymerase subunit beta' is translated as MLDVNFFDELRIGLATADDIRQWSYGEVKKPETINYRTLKPEKDGLFCEKIFGPTRDWECYCGKYKRVRFKGIICERCGVEVTRAKVRRERMGHIELAAPVTHIWYFKGVPSRLGYLLDLAPKDLEKIIYFAAYVITGVNTELRHNDLPTLENEIGVERKNLETKRDADIEARAQKLEADLAALEAEGAKSDVRRKVKEGGEREMRQLRDRAGRELDRLEEVWTTFTKLDTRQLIADELLYRELVDRYGEYFTGGMGAEAIQKLATEFDVSAEADNLRDTIRNGKGQKKLRALKRLKVVAAFQATGNDPRGMVLDAVPVIPPDLRPMVQLDGGRFATSDLNDLYRRVINRNNRLKRLIDLGAPEIIVNNEKRMLQEAVDALFDNGRRGRPVTGPGNRPLKSLSDLLKGKQGRFRQNLLGKRVDYSGRSVIIVGPQLKLHQCGLPKDMALELFKPFVMKRLVDLNHAQNIKSAKRMVERSRPQVWDVLEEVITGHPVMLNRAPTLHRLGIQAFEPQLVEGKAIQLHPLVCEAFNADFDGDQMAVHLPLSAEAQAEARILMLSANNILSPASGRPLAMPRLDMVTGLFHLTRLTETAEGAGNAYSSTAEAIMAYDRKALSLHAPVKIRITDRQPAKADEARLAEKGWEPGKAWLAETTLGRVLFNELLPADYPFINEPMPKKRQAAIVNDLAERYSMTQVAQTLDRLKDAGFYWATRSGVTVAISDVLVPEGKKAILDEYEGKASQVEKRYQRGQLSHAERNNELVKVWTQATEEVHKIMETALPDDNPIAVIVKSGAAGNMTQVRSLAGMRGLVSNPKGEYIPRPIKANFREGLSVAEYFIATHGARKGLADTALRTADSGYLTRRLVDVSQDVIVRETDCGTTRGIMMPIGEDIGDGKVLRDQHVETSVYARNLATDAVDAKGNVVLNAADDIGDPAIDKLLSSGISKVKVRSVLTCESVVGICATCYGRSMATGLLVDVGEAVGIVAAQSIGEPGTQLTMRTFHQGGVAGDDITTGLPRVQELFEARVPKGKAPIADVDGRVRIEESERFWKITLIPDDGGEEIVFDKLSKRQRLANTPNGPLGDGDHVHVGQQLLEGTPDPHEVLRVMGPREAQIHLVDEVQKVYRAQGVSIHDKHIEVIVRQMLRRVTVIDSGGTDFLPGELPERTKFEATNRASVAEGGEPASGRPVLMGITKASLTTDSWLSAASFQETTRVLTDAAINGRSDKLVGLKENVIIGKLIPAGTGINKYRNIQVQPTEEARVAAYAIPSYDDGYYTPDVFGTGTGAAVPLDDYDFGRDFR